A region from the Pseudomonas promysalinigenes genome encodes:
- a CDS encoding 2-hydroxyacid dehydrogenase: MHNTPIDILLTQPVPEAIDAELVSRYHVHRLYQYEQPQQLLAEVGPRIRGVVTGGAKGLSNALMDQLPALEIIAISGIGTDAVDLHHAAGRGVQVTTTPGVLTADVADLAMGLIISSLRRLGEGERLVRDGLWGTVNLPLARKVSGIELGIVGLGEVGKAIARRAAAFDMAIAYNGRREQPESGYRYEPDLVALARSVDVLVVAASADGGQVLVTAEVLDALGPQGHLINVARGKLVDEQALVDALREQRIAGAGLDVFVDEPNVPPALRDLNQVALQPHRGSATLQTRLEMGRMVLNNLEACFRGEAPPNRVTGR, encoded by the coding sequence ATGCACAACACTCCCATCGACATACTGCTGACCCAGCCTGTGCCAGAGGCCATCGATGCCGAGCTGGTCAGCCGCTACCACGTGCACCGCCTGTACCAGTACGAACAACCGCAACAGTTGCTCGCCGAGGTTGGCCCGCGCATTCGCGGCGTAGTCACAGGTGGCGCCAAGGGCCTGTCGAATGCGTTGATGGACCAATTGCCGGCTCTTGAAATCATTGCCATCAGCGGCATCGGTACCGACGCCGTAGACCTGCACCATGCGGCTGGCCGCGGCGTTCAGGTCACCACCACGCCGGGCGTGCTGACCGCCGATGTAGCCGACCTTGCCATGGGCCTGATCATCAGTAGCTTGCGCCGCCTGGGCGAAGGTGAGCGGCTGGTACGCGACGGGTTGTGGGGCACGGTCAACTTGCCCCTGGCGCGCAAGGTCAGTGGTATCGAGTTGGGCATCGTCGGCCTGGGCGAGGTTGGCAAGGCCATCGCACGGCGCGCAGCGGCATTCGACATGGCCATTGCCTACAACGGGCGGCGCGAGCAGCCAGAAAGCGGCTACCGCTATGAGCCTGACCTGGTGGCCTTGGCACGCTCGGTGGATGTGTTGGTGGTCGCGGCGTCTGCCGATGGCGGGCAGGTGCTGGTGACGGCCGAGGTGCTCGATGCACTGGGGCCGCAGGGTCATCTGATCAATGTGGCGCGCGGCAAGCTGGTGGATGAGCAGGCGCTGGTGGATGCCTTGCGTGAACAGCGCATCGCCGGGGCCGGGCTGGACGTATTCGTCGACGAACCCAACGTGCCCCCGGCGCTACGTGACCTCAATCAGGTGGCGCTGCAGCCGCATCGTGGCAGTGCCACGCTGCAGACCCGGCTGGAAATGGGCCGCATGGTGTTGAACAACCTAGAAGCCTGTTTCCGTGGCGAGGCGCCGCCGAACCGCGTCACCGGGCGTTAG
- a CDS encoding MFS transporter: MNSKSAVAASQAGAGIGRHRFLVLALIFVITVINYADRATLSITGTEVLKDLGLDPVMLGMVFSAFAWAYALGQVPGGWLLDRFGARRVYGISLILWSLFTLLQGTVGWLGLAGVSAAVALFSMRFMLGLVESPAFPANSRIVSCWFPTRERGTASALFNSAQYMAVVVFAPLMAWMTHTLSWEQVFIWMGVLGLVLSVVWFRLYHEPHSAPGLSREELDYMREGGALVDLEKERKTAKSKPTRAEVAQLFTSRNLWAVYMGQYCITALTYFFITWFPIYLIKGRGMTIMEAGWVAALPAICGFTGGILGGFVSDYLIRRGVHPSKARKTPFVIGMALSTTLVLANYVDGNAAVIALMTLAFFGKGLAAVGWAVLSDVAPKKMVGLCGGVFNGIGNIAGIVTPLVIGYVVASTGSFHNALWFVAAHGVLGIFAYLLLAKRFERTGQA, from the coding sequence ATGAACAGCAAATCCGCCGTCGCCGCATCGCAGGCCGGGGCCGGGATCGGTCGCCATCGCTTCCTGGTCCTGGCGCTGATCTTCGTCATCACCGTCATCAACTACGCCGACCGCGCCACGTTGTCGATCACCGGCACCGAGGTGCTCAAAGACCTTGGCCTCGACCCGGTGATGCTGGGCATGGTGTTCTCCGCCTTCGCTTGGGCCTACGCCCTGGGCCAGGTGCCGGGGGGCTGGCTACTCGACCGCTTCGGCGCGCGCCGGGTGTATGGCATCAGCCTGATCCTCTGGTCCCTGTTCACCCTGCTGCAAGGCACCGTCGGCTGGCTGGGCCTGGCGGGCGTGTCGGCGGCCGTGGCGCTGTTTTCTATGCGCTTCATGCTCGGGTTGGTGGAGTCGCCAGCGTTTCCGGCCAATTCGCGCATCGTCAGTTGCTGGTTCCCCACCCGTGAGCGCGGCACTGCGTCGGCTTTGTTCAATTCCGCGCAATACATGGCCGTAGTGGTGTTCGCACCGTTGATGGCGTGGATGACTCACACCCTGAGCTGGGAGCAGGTGTTCATCTGGATGGGCGTACTGGGGCTTGTGCTCAGCGTGGTGTGGTTCCGCTTGTATCACGAGCCCCACAGCGCACCGGGGCTCAGCCGCGAAGAGCTGGATTACATGCGCGAAGGCGGGGCCCTGGTGGACCTTGAAAAGGAACGTAAGACGGCCAAGAGCAAACCGACCCGCGCCGAAGTCGCCCAGCTGTTCACCAGCCGTAACCTGTGGGCGGTGTACATGGGCCAGTACTGCATCACCGCGCTCACTTACTTCTTCATCACCTGGTTCCCGATCTACCTGATCAAAGGCCGTGGTATGACCATCATGGAGGCCGGCTGGGTCGCCGCATTGCCAGCCATCTGCGGCTTTACCGGCGGGATTCTCGGTGGTTTCGTCTCCGACTACCTGATTCGCCGTGGTGTGCACCCGTCCAAAGCGCGCAAGACGCCCTTCGTGATCGGTATGGCGCTGTCCACCACGCTGGTGCTGGCCAATTATGTGGATGGCAACGCCGCGGTCATCGCCCTGATGACCCTGGCCTTCTTCGGCAAAGGGCTGGCGGCCGTGGGCTGGGCGGTGCTGTCGGATGTGGCACCGAAGAAGATGGTCGGCCTGTGCGGCGGTGTCTTCAACGGCATTGGCAACATCGCCGGTATCGTCACCCCGCTGGTGATCGGCTACGTGGTCGCCAGCACTGGCTCGTTCCACAACGCACTCTGGTTCGTGGCCGCCCATGGCGTGCTGGGGATCTTCGCTTACCTGTTGCTGGCCAAACGCTTCGAGCGTACTGGGCAGGCGTAG
- the gabP gene encoding GABA permease, translating into MNTVGSDGNLAQGFKPRHVTMLSIAGIIGAGLFVGSGHAIAVAGPATILSYFVAGTLVVLVMRMLGEMAVAHPDTGSFSTYADQAIGRWAGYTIGWLYWWFWVLVIPIEALAAGHVLNAWFPDIPSWIFALASVLLLAGTNLFSVAKYGEFEFWFAIMKVTAILGFIGLGFAALMGWLPNREVSGLSTLMAEHGGFAPNGWSAVVGAFITVMFSFIGTEAVTIAASESSDPSRNIAKATRSVIWRISTFYILSIFVIISVVPWNDPQLAVVGSYQRALEIMNIPSAGFMVDLVVLVAVTSCMNSSIYIASRMMYSLAKRGDAPAFLNKTSKVGVPRAAVFGSTLIGAAIAILNYFAPKGVFEFLLASSGAIALLVYLVIAISQLRMRRRLERENTELKFRMWLFPYLTWAVIIFIAGALAVMMFTPEHRAEVSSTLGLAIVISFLGIVTSRGHAQAVGVRSMG; encoded by the coding sequence ATGAACACCGTGGGATCCGATGGCAACCTCGCGCAAGGTTTCAAGCCACGTCATGTAACGATGCTGTCCATTGCGGGCATTATCGGTGCCGGACTGTTCGTAGGTTCCGGGCACGCCATCGCGGTGGCCGGGCCAGCTACCATTCTTTCGTATTTCGTCGCCGGGACCTTGGTGGTGCTGGTGATGCGCATGCTCGGCGAAATGGCCGTCGCACACCCAGACACTGGGTCGTTCTCCACTTACGCAGACCAGGCCATCGGCCGTTGGGCCGGCTATACCATCGGCTGGCTGTACTGGTGGTTCTGGGTGCTGGTGATCCCCATCGAGGCGCTGGCGGCAGGGCATGTGCTCAACGCCTGGTTCCCCGATATCCCCAGCTGGATCTTCGCCCTGGCCTCGGTGCTGCTGCTGGCAGGCACCAACCTGTTCAGCGTGGCCAAGTACGGTGAGTTCGAGTTCTGGTTCGCCATTATGAAGGTCACGGCGATTCTCGGCTTCATCGGCTTGGGCTTCGCCGCGCTGATGGGCTGGCTGCCCAACCGTGAGGTCAGCGGTTTGAGCACGCTGATGGCCGAGCACGGCGGCTTCGCGCCCAACGGCTGGTCGGCGGTGGTTGGCGCCTTCATCACCGTGATGTTCAGCTTCATCGGCACCGAGGCGGTGACCATCGCGGCGTCCGAATCCAGCGACCCCTCGCGCAACATCGCCAAGGCCACCCGTTCGGTGATCTGGCGGATCAGCACTTTCTATATTCTGTCGATCTTCGTGATCATTTCCGTGGTGCCGTGGAACGACCCACAACTGGCAGTGGTGGGTTCGTACCAGCGTGCACTGGAAATCATGAACATCCCCAGCGCCGGCTTCATGGTGGACCTGGTGGTGCTGGTGGCCGTGACCAGCTGCATGAACTCGTCGATCTACATCGCCTCGCGCATGATGTACTCACTGGCCAAGCGCGGTGATGCACCGGCGTTCCTCAACAAGACCTCCAAAGTGGGTGTGCCCCGTGCGGCGGTGTTTGGTAGCACCTTGATCGGCGCCGCCATCGCCATCCTCAACTACTTCGCACCCAAGGGCGTATTCGAGTTCCTGCTGGCCAGCTCCGGCGCCATTGCGCTGCTGGTGTACCTGGTTATCGCCATCTCCCAGTTACGCATGCGCCGCCGCCTGGAGCGCGAGAACACCGAGTTGAAATTCCGCATGTGGCTGTTCCCGTACCTGACGTGGGCGGTGATCATCTTCATCGCTGGCGCATTGGCGGTGATGATGTTCACGCCCGAGCACCGCGCAGAAGTGAGTTCGACCCTGGGCCTGGCGATCGTGATTTCCTTCCTGGGCATCGTCACCTCACGAGGCCATGCGCAGGCGGTTGGTGTGCGGTCGATGGGGTGA
- a CDS encoding STAS domain-containing protein, whose protein sequence is MAALHGGTLEAITTHQAQLLNEWTASLEASGATRNIKEQLLAQETREFLQALINGLQSQSGSDLNAAGWDEARRFLEKLSASRAQLGHDSHQTVYFIFALKGPLFGLLQAHYSANPTQLAEQQWVLSELIDSMGMHTMRTFQRTREAVIKRQQEELLELSTPVVKLWDGVLALPLIGTLDSQRSQTVMESLLQRIVDTGSEIAIIDITGVPTVDTLVAQHLLKTVTAIRLMGADCIISGIRPQIAQTIVHLGLDLGTLTTKANLADALKLALSRMGVSLAEQV, encoded by the coding sequence ATGGCAGCACTGCACGGCGGCACGTTGGAAGCGATCACCACCCATCAGGCACAGCTGCTAAATGAGTGGACTGCAAGCCTCGAAGCCAGCGGCGCCACCCGTAATATCAAGGAACAGCTACTCGCCCAGGAAACCCGCGAATTTCTGCAGGCGCTGATCAATGGCCTGCAATCGCAAAGCGGCAGCGACCTGAACGCTGCCGGTTGGGACGAAGCCCGGCGGTTCCTGGAGAAACTGTCCGCCAGCCGCGCCCAGTTAGGCCATGACTCCCACCAAACCGTCTACTTCATTTTCGCCCTCAAAGGGCCGCTGTTCGGCTTGCTACAGGCGCACTACAGCGCTAACCCTACGCAGTTGGCCGAACAGCAATGGGTGCTTTCCGAGCTGATTGACAGCATGGGCATGCACACCATGCGTACCTTCCAGAGAACCCGCGAAGCCGTGATCAAACGCCAGCAGGAAGAGCTGCTGGAGTTGTCCACGCCTGTGGTCAAACTGTGGGACGGCGTGCTGGCGTTGCCGCTGATCGGCACGCTGGATTCGCAACGCAGCCAGACCGTGATGGAATCGTTGCTGCAGCGCATCGTCGATACCGGTTCGGAAATCGCCATCATCGACATCACCGGCGTGCCCACCGTCGACACGCTGGTGGCCCAGCACCTGCTGAAAACCGTTACCGCGATCCGCCTGATGGGCGCCGATTGCATCATCAGCGGCATACGCCCACAGATCGCCCAGACCATCGTGCACCTGGGGCTGGACCTTGGCACCCTGACCACCAAGGCCAACCTTGCCGACGCCTTGAAGCTGGCCCTGTCGCGTATGGGTGTGAGCCTGGCCGAGCAGGTATAA
- a CDS encoding STAS domain-containing protein — protein sequence MERIPILQMGEYLLVTIQVDMYDELAMRLQDDLTDRISSTSARGLLIDISALDMVDSFIGRMIADIASLSRLMDAQVMLVGMQPAVAITLVELGLTLPGVSTALNVERGMQRLSQTVRRT from the coding sequence ATGGAACGCATCCCGATTCTGCAAATGGGCGAATACCTGTTAGTGACCATTCAGGTCGACATGTATGACGAACTGGCCATGCGCTTGCAGGACGATTTGACCGACCGCATCAGCAGCACCTCGGCCCGTGGGCTGTTGATCGACATTTCTGCACTGGACATGGTCGACTCGTTCATCGGCCGGATGATCGCCGACATCGCCAGCCTGTCGCGGCTGATGGATGCCCAGGTGATGCTGGTGGGCATGCAACCGGCAGTGGCCATCACCCTGGTCGAGCTGGGCCTGACCTTGCCGGGTGTCAGCACCGCGCTGAACGTCGAACGCGGCATGCAGCGCTTGAGCCAGACAGTGAGGCGCACATGA
- a CDS encoding anti-sigma regulatory factor — MNAEQSGTLPVRIEQDVVLARQLTRKLAGECGMRLVDLTKLVTAVSELARNTVVYGGGGDMDWQILQEPGRTGLRLVFRDEGPGIPDIKLALTDGWTSGNGLGLGLTGARRLVDEFELDTAPGQGTRVTITRWA; from the coding sequence ATGAACGCCGAGCAAAGTGGCACCTTGCCGGTGCGTATCGAGCAGGATGTGGTGCTGGCTCGCCAGCTCACCCGCAAGCTTGCCGGTGAGTGCGGCATGCGCCTGGTCGACCTGACCAAACTGGTCACCGCCGTCAGCGAACTGGCGCGTAACACCGTGGTGTATGGCGGCGGCGGCGACATGGACTGGCAAATACTGCAAGAGCCGGGGCGCACCGGCCTGCGCCTGGTGTTCCGCGATGAGGGCCCCGGCATTCCCGACATCAAGCTGGCCCTGACCGATGGCTGGACCTCCGGCAACGGCCTGGGCCTTGGCCTGACCGGCGCCCGGCGGCTGGTGGATGAGTTCGAACTGGATACCGCACCCGGCCAGGGCACACGGGTGACGATCACGCGATGGGCATAA
- a CDS encoding ATP-binding protein: protein MGISIQGSCTLVLPLEDSSQIGHARRTAQKMAQHHGFDDEDAGRVALLATELCSNVLKHAQRGELHLRALPVANGVGIELLAVDRAQGFDATACLADGFSTGGTQGIGLGAIARLAQVFDVYTDQRGSVILARVYPRNSACADLRIGVSHHALHDDPACGDTWHVAIDGNRLSALMVDGLGHGPDAEAAAHAGAQAFAADPFVTPLLLIERLHQAMAGTRGGAVAIAQHDANHSRLTFTGIGNIGGSLVGGVHARGLASHPGIVGNQYRKAQAFDYAQVNGNLLIMYSDGLQSRWKLDDYPGLVHRHPAVIATVLHRDFCRGRDDVAVLVVDLEPTYG from the coding sequence ATGGGCATAAGCATTCAAGGCAGCTGTACGCTAGTGCTGCCCCTCGAAGACAGCAGCCAGATTGGCCATGCCCGGCGCACGGCGCAAAAAATGGCGCAGCATCACGGTTTCGACGATGAAGACGCTGGGCGTGTGGCCTTGCTGGCTACAGAGCTGTGCAGCAACGTGCTCAAGCACGCCCAGCGCGGCGAGCTGCACCTGCGAGCGCTGCCAGTCGCCAACGGGGTTGGTATCGAACTGCTGGCCGTGGACCGCGCCCAGGGTTTCGATGCCACAGCTTGCCTGGCAGACGGGTTTTCCACGGGCGGCACCCAAGGCATCGGCCTTGGCGCCATCGCGCGCCTGGCCCAGGTGTTCGATGTGTACACCGACCAGCGCGGCTCGGTGATTCTGGCGCGGGTTTACCCACGCAACAGCGCCTGTGCTGACCTGCGCATCGGCGTCAGTCACCATGCCCTGCACGATGACCCGGCCTGCGGTGACACCTGGCACGTGGCGATCGATGGCAACCGTCTCAGCGCCCTGATGGTGGACGGCCTGGGTCACGGCCCGGACGCCGAAGCGGCAGCCCACGCAGGCGCCCAGGCTTTCGCCGCCGACCCGTTCGTAACCCCGTTGCTGCTGATCGAGCGCCTGCACCAGGCAATGGCCGGCACCCGCGGCGGCGCTGTGGCCATTGCCCAGCACGACGCCAACCACAGCCGCTTGACCTTCACCGGCATCGGCAACATCGGCGGGAGCCTGGTTGGCGGTGTGCACGCCCGTGGCCTGGCCTCACACCCAGGCATCGTCGGTAATCAGTACCGCAAGGCACAGGCGTTCGACTACGCTCAGGTGAACGGCAATTTGCTGATTATGTACAGTGACGGCTTGCAGTCGCGCTGGAAACTCGACGACTACCCTGGCCTGGTGCATCGCCACCCGGCCGTCATCGCGACCGTGCTGCACCGTGATTTCTGCCGTGGGCGGGATGATGTAGCAGTGCTGGTCGTCGACCTGGAGCCCACCTATGGCTGA
- a CDS encoding sensor histidine kinase yields the protein MAEPATDQAALVASLQAENEALRAELEETNQGVLALYAELDIQAQQLRQASDLKSRFLSYMSHEFRTPLGSILSITSLLADELDGPLSEEQHRQVAFVSTATRELSDMVDDLLDLAKIEAGRISISPAWFDMLDLFAALRGMFRPIVEGGAVDLIFEEPVGLPRLYTDDKKLAQILRNFVSNALKFTSRGEVRVSAQLQGEDKIRFAVSDTGIGIPEELLGSLFEDFAQVDSPLQKRLRGTGLGLSLCKRFAILLGGEVGVTSEPGVGSCFHVTIPLALAQENADES from the coding sequence ATGGCTGAACCCGCTACCGACCAGGCGGCATTGGTTGCCAGCCTGCAAGCCGAAAACGAAGCGCTGCGCGCCGAGCTGGAAGAAACCAACCAAGGCGTGCTGGCGCTGTATGCCGAGCTGGACATTCAGGCCCAGCAGCTGCGCCAGGCCTCTGACCTGAAGAGCCGCTTCTTGTCTTACATGAGCCACGAGTTCCGCACACCGCTGGGCTCGATCCTGAGCATCACCAGCCTGTTGGCCGATGAGCTGGACGGCCCTTTGTCCGAAGAGCAGCACCGCCAGGTTGCATTCGTCAGCACTGCCACCCGCGAGCTGTCGGACATGGTCGACGACCTGCTGGACCTGGCCAAGATCGAGGCCGGGCGCATTTCCATCTCCCCAGCCTGGTTTGACATGCTCGACCTGTTCGCCGCCCTGCGCGGCATGTTCCGCCCCATCGTCGAAGGCGGTGCGGTGGACCTGATTTTCGAAGAGCCGGTAGGCCTGCCCAGGCTCTACACCGACGACAAGAAGCTGGCGCAGATACTGCGCAATTTCGTTTCCAACGCGTTGAAGTTCACCTCCCGTGGCGAGGTGCGCGTATCGGCTCAGTTGCAGGGTGAAGACAAGATCCGCTTCGCCGTCAGCGACACCGGCATCGGCATACCTGAAGAGCTGCTCGGGAGCCTGTTCGAGGACTTCGCCCAGGTCGATTCGCCGCTGCAGAAGCGCCTGCGCGGCACCGGGCTGGGCCTGTCGCTGTGCAAACGCTTCGCCATTTTGCTCGGCGGTGAAGTGGGCGTGACCAGCGAGCCAGGAGTCGGCTCGTGCTTCCATGTGACCATCCCGCTGGCACTGGCCCAGGAGAATGCCGATGAGAGCTGA
- a CDS encoding response regulator: MRADLRLLIVDDNAATRYALRRRLTAQGYQVLEAGTGGEGLALIGEQHLDALILDVNLPDMSGFDVVRLLRDNERTALLPVIHVSAASIQSGDIITGLNAGADAYLIHPVDPDVLLATLRTLLRVRDSERALRESEARFQEIFRSVSAPIAVLDAELRVHECNHAFSQLVQDNHQPDYLRDCFAPQQDAALCELREHIGAGARWKGQLGMLVNGQPRDTEWQLSPYRTPGLCLVFVEDVTEHRHRERFHLARLDDATNQLAKEVAERARTEALLLQLQKMDALGSLTGGIAHDFNNLLTGVITSLELIRKRVTEGRTEKVPKYIEAALSSASSAAALTHRLLAFARKQPLDTRPVDVNQHVHSLEDLLTRTIGERITLILELSSSSTIALVDPVQLESAVLNLVINARDALPKGGHIWVSTCMAQVYGDLNLRDGAYIAVTVRDDGCGIEPELLEKVFDPFFTTKPVGQGTGLGLSTIYGFARQSGGHVALRSVPGEGTEVTLMLPATQSAATAPHREATEDAQGNGEHVLIVEDMASVRVSVAEALTDAGYRCTLASTVDEALQHLRQEPGPDLLLTDVGLPTLSGRELADLARACRPALPVVFMTGYADEARDRQAFLGEGMDMLVKPFRLSELLGTVRRAIGAERQ; the protein is encoded by the coding sequence ATGAGAGCTGACCTGCGCCTGCTGATCGTCGATGACAACGCAGCCACCCGCTATGCCTTGCGCCGACGCTTGACTGCGCAGGGTTACCAAGTGCTCGAAGCCGGCACCGGCGGCGAGGGGCTGGCGTTGATCGGTGAGCAGCACCTGGACGCGCTGATCCTCGACGTCAACCTGCCCGACATGAGCGGCTTCGATGTGGTGCGCCTGCTGCGCGACAACGAACGCACCGCCTTGCTGCCAGTGATTCACGTGTCGGCGGCGTCGATCCAGAGCGGTGACATCATCACCGGCCTGAACGCCGGCGCCGATGCCTACCTGATCCACCCAGTGGACCCGGACGTGTTGCTGGCCACCCTGCGTACCTTGCTGCGGGTGCGTGACAGCGAACGGGCACTGCGTGAAAGCGAAGCGCGCTTCCAGGAAATTTTCCGCAGCGTGTCGGCGCCGATCGCCGTGCTCGATGCCGAGCTCAGGGTGCATGAGTGCAACCATGCCTTTTCCCAGCTGGTACAAGACAACCACCAGCCCGATTACCTGCGCGACTGCTTTGCCCCGCAGCAGGATGCGGCACTGTGCGAACTGCGCGAGCACATCGGCGCAGGTGCGCGCTGGAAAGGCCAACTGGGCATGCTGGTGAACGGCCAGCCCCGCGACACCGAGTGGCAACTGTCACCCTACCGCACGCCTGGCCTGTGCCTGGTGTTCGTCGAAGATGTGACCGAGCACCGCCACCGCGAGCGCTTTCACCTGGCCCGCCTGGACGACGCCACCAACCAGCTGGCCAAAGAGGTGGCGGAACGCGCCCGCACCGAAGCCTTGCTGCTGCAACTGCAGAAGATGGATGCCTTGGGCAGCCTTACCGGCGGCATCGCCCATGACTTCAACAACCTGCTGACCGGTGTGATCACCAGCCTGGAGCTGATTCGCAAACGGGTTACCGAGGGCCGCACGGAAAAGGTCCCCAAGTACATCGAAGCGGCGCTGAGCTCAGCCAGCAGCGCCGCCGCGCTGACCCATCGCCTGCTGGCCTTCGCCCGCAAGCAGCCGCTGGACACCCGCCCGGTGGACGTCAACCAGCACGTGCATTCCCTGGAAGACTTGCTGACCCGCACCATTGGCGAACGCATCACCCTGATTCTCGAGCTTTCCAGCTCATCCACCATCGCCCTGGTGGACCCGGTGCAACTGGAAAGCGCCGTGCTCAACCTAGTGATCAACGCCCGCGATGCCTTGCCCAAGGGCGGACATATCTGGGTGTCGACCTGCATGGCACAGGTTTACGGCGACCTGAACCTGCGCGACGGGGCCTATATTGCGGTCACCGTCCGTGACGACGGCTGCGGCATCGAGCCTGAGCTGCTGGAAAAGGTCTTCGACCCATTCTTCACCACCAAGCCGGTGGGGCAGGGCACCGGGCTTGGCCTGTCGACCATCTACGGCTTCGCCCGCCAGTCGGGTGGGCATGTGGCGCTGCGCAGCGTGCCGGGCGAGGGCACCGAAGTCACCCTGATGCTGCCCGCCACCCAATCCGCCGCCACGGCCCCACACCGCGAAGCCACCGAAGACGCGCAAGGCAATGGTGAGCATGTGCTGATCGTCGAGGACATGGCCTCGGTGCGCGTATCGGTGGCCGAGGCCCTGACCGATGCCGGTTACCGGTGCACCCTGGCATCAACTGTGGATGAGGCACTGCAGCACCTGCGCCAGGAGCCTGGCCCAGACCTGCTGCTGACCGACGTAGGCTTGCCCACCCTGAGCGGCCGCGAACTCGCGGACTTGGCCCGCGCTTGCCGGCCCGCGCTGCCGGTGGTGTTCATGACCGGCTACGCCGACGAAGCGCGTGACCGCCAGGCGTTCTTGGGCGAGGGCATGGATATGCTGGTAAAACCCTTCCGCCTGAGCGAATTGCTGGGCACGGTGCGCCGAGCGATTGGGGCTGAGCGCCAGTAA
- a CDS encoding DUF3077 domain-containing protein, with amino-acid sequence MTIEETRFTVGKTTFFQGENQTYPLFRVEAGIPCQAAREQASELMGYVRDLSIDGLMEDKPQLLWASYYLSALAKALLDDAELGMAKHP; translated from the coding sequence ATGACCATTGAAGAAACCCGCTTCACCGTCGGCAAAACGACCTTCTTTCAAGGTGAAAACCAGACCTACCCCCTGTTCCGCGTAGAAGCCGGCATCCCGTGCCAGGCAGCCCGGGAGCAGGCCTCCGAACTGATGGGTTACGTCCGGGACCTGAGCATCGACGGCTTGATGGAAGACAAACCGCAACTCCTCTGGGCCTCTTACTACCTCAGCGCGCTGGCCAAAGCGCTACTGGACGATGCCGAACTCGGCATGGCGAAACACCCATAA